In one window of Erythrolamprus reginae isolate rEryReg1 chromosome 1, rEryReg1.hap1, whole genome shotgun sequence DNA:
- the CDK2AP2 gene encoding cyclin-dependent kinase 2-associated protein 2 isoform X1, which produces MSYKPIAPAPTSSGAAGTSSSSSSASPAPGAPPVATSVPSPSGSVPGTSAPFRPLFNDFGPPSMGYVQAMKPPGAQGSQSTYTDLLSVIEEMGKEIRPTYAGSKSAMERLKRGIIHARALVRECLAETERNART; this is translated from the exons ATGTCCTACAAGCCTATCGCGCCTGCCCCCACCAGCTCAGGAGCCGCcggcaccagcagcagcagcagtagtgccAGTCCCGCCCCCGGAGCCCCGCCGGTCG CTACCAGTGTTCCATCACCATCTGGTTCTGTCCCTGGAACATCTGCCCCCTTTCGACCTCTCTTCAACGATTTTGGGCCCCCATCTATGGGCTACGTGCAG GCTATGAAGCCACCAGGTGCACAAGGCTCCCAGAGCACATATACAGATTTGCTTTCTGTAATTGAAGAGATGGGCAAAGAAATACGACCTACATACGCAGGTAGCAAGAGTGCTATGGAACGACTGAAGCGAG GTATTATTCATGCCCGGGCACTAGTGAGAGAGTGTCTGGCAGAGACAGAGCGCAATGCCCGCACGTAA
- the CDK2AP2 gene encoding cyclin-dependent kinase 2-associated protein 2 isoform X2: MGYVQAMKPPGAQGSQSTYTDLLSVIEEMGKEIRPTYAGSKSAMERLKRGIIHARALVRECLAETERNART, from the exons ATGGGCTACGTGCAG GCTATGAAGCCACCAGGTGCACAAGGCTCCCAGAGCACATATACAGATTTGCTTTCTGTAATTGAAGAGATGGGCAAAGAAATACGACCTACATACGCAGGTAGCAAGAGTGCTATGGAACGACTGAAGCGAG GTATTATTCATGCCCGGGCACTAGTGAGAGAGTGTCTGGCAGAGACAGAGCGCAATGCCCGCACGTAA